A window of the Thalassospira sp. TSL5-1 genome harbors these coding sequences:
- a CDS encoding lytic transglycosylase domain-containing protein has translation MANITFRRFSACAATFGAVWLITAGSPYNLARAATPEPSPLVLSPPSPAFSKVSRARLNVFLDALENGDTKNVADLLPSFDDPLLQKAVEWMWLISPNSNRSFAEITSFIDANPNWPSQALLRQRAEEAMTDAVPDFEILAWFKRSAPVTADGATRQISALLSVGEKDAAITLIRHSWINEDFGTGQEKRFIDRYGKYIDEVTHEARLDRLLWEGRTHPASRMMKYVNADYKKLAEARLALRERKSDIDAILKSVPQKYRNNPGLMYEQVRWRRINDDDKDARDLLLHKANDLAYISIRPEYWWTEKAILARRALQEGYITDAYRLVANHGQTEPADIAGAEWLAGWIALEFLGDSQIALQHFQNLYDVVQYPISQSRGAYWAGRACKAMGDRERANKWFHLAADHAHTFYGQLANDELGGAVHYQVEQAHPTPEQRKRFENNELTKVSRELGDMGLGNIIRPFIMALVDQADSPEMLAMATGLASEYGRTDLAVIAAKRGIRSGGGYLDAAYPVYDLVPGGQEPDPGLVHAIMRQESLFNPGAVSYAGARGLMQLMPATAKRMASHLNMPYSVNRLTEDPGFNIQLGRHYLSKLLDRWNGAEILTIASYNAGPSRVKEWIEEYGDPRDPEVDPIDWIEMIPYKETRNYVQRVMEGTYVYRRRFARDEIAMSQENAAEVDKSAKPINKPQK, from the coding sequence ATGGCGAATATCACTTTCCGCCGGTTTTCTGCGTGTGCAGCAACCTTTGGCGCTGTCTGGCTTATCACAGCTGGCAGTCCTTATAATTTGGCACGTGCAGCAACGCCCGAGCCATCACCGCTTGTTCTTTCGCCGCCTTCGCCAGCTTTTTCCAAAGTCAGCCGGGCACGATTGAACGTTTTTCTTGATGCCCTGGAAAACGGGGATACGAAAAACGTTGCCGATCTGCTGCCGTCATTTGACGACCCGCTTTTGCAAAAGGCGGTTGAGTGGATGTGGCTGATCAGCCCCAACTCCAATCGCTCCTTTGCCGAAATTACCTCGTTTATTGACGCCAACCCCAACTGGCCCAGCCAGGCTCTGCTGCGCCAGCGCGCCGAAGAGGCCATGACCGACGCCGTACCGGATTTTGAAATTCTGGCTTGGTTCAAACGCTCGGCCCCTGTTACGGCGGATGGCGCAACCCGACAAATTTCCGCCCTTTTATCGGTTGGCGAAAAGGATGCCGCCATTACCCTGATCCGCCATAGCTGGATTAACGAAGATTTTGGCACAGGCCAGGAAAAACGTTTTATCGACCGATATGGCAAATATATTGATGAAGTGACACACGAGGCCCGCCTCGACCGCCTGTTGTGGGAAGGTAGAACACACCCTGCCAGCCGCATGATGAAATACGTCAATGCGGATTACAAAAAACTGGCCGAAGCCCGCCTGGCACTGCGCGAACGCAAAAGCGATATCGACGCAATCCTTAAAAGTGTTCCGCAAAAGTACCGCAACAACCCCGGCCTTATGTATGAACAGGTCCGCTGGCGGCGCATTAATGACGACGACAAGGATGCCCGCGACCTGTTGCTGCACAAGGCAAATGATCTGGCCTATATTTCGATCCGGCCGGAATACTGGTGGACGGAAAAGGCTATTCTTGCCCGCCGTGCGCTGCAGGAAGGGTATATTACCGATGCCTACCGGTTGGTTGCCAATCACGGACAAACCGAACCGGCCGACATTGCCGGTGCGGAATGGTTGGCAGGCTGGATCGCGCTTGAATTTTTAGGCGATTCGCAAATCGCCCTGCAACATTTCCAGAACCTGTATGATGTGGTGCAATATCCCATTAGCCAGTCACGCGGGGCCTATTGGGCCGGGCGGGCCTGCAAGGCAATGGGCGACAGGGAGCGCGCCAACAAATGGTTCCACCTTGCCGCGGACCATGCCCACACATTCTATGGCCAGCTTGCCAATGATGAATTGGGTGGTGCCGTCCATTATCAGGTGGAACAGGCGCACCCGACGCCAGAACAGCGCAAGCGGTTTGAAAACAATGAACTAACCAAAGTTTCGCGCGAACTTGGGGATATGGGCCTGGGCAATATTATTCGTCCCTTTATCATGGCGCTGGTGGACCAGGCTGACAGCCCGGAAATGCTGGCAATGGCAACCGGGCTTGCCTCGGAATATGGTCGAACCGACCTGGCTGTGATTGCCGCAAAGCGGGGCATTCGTTCAGGCGGCGGCTATCTTGATGCTGCCTACCCCGTTTATGACTTGGTACCTGGCGGTCAAGAACCTGATCCGGGCCTCGTGCATGCCATCATGCGTCAGGAAAGCCTGTTTAACCCCGGTGCGGTTTCCTATGCCGGTGCACGCGGCCTGATGCAGCTTATGCCTGCTACGGCCAAGCGTATGGCAAGTCATTTAAACATGCCCTACAGCGTTAACCGACTGACCGAAGACCCTGGCTTTAATATTCAACTGGGGCGTCACTATCTGTCCAAGTTGCTGGATCGCTGGAATGGTGCCGAAATTTTGACCATCGCGTCCTATAATGCCGGTCCGTCGCGGGTGAAGGAATGGATTGAAGAATATGGCGATCCACGAGACCCGGAGGTGGACCCGATCGACTGGATCGAGATGATTCCCTACAAGGAAACCCGCAATTATGTTCAGCGAGTGATGGAAGGCACATATGTCTATCGCCGCCGTTTTGCCCGTGATGAAATTGCCATGAGCCAGGAAAACGCTGCCGAGGTCGATAAATCAGCAAAGCCAATAAACAAGCCGCAAAAATAG
- a CDS encoding haloacid dehalogenase type II gives MTESAISSCRAFVFDAYGTLFDANSAIKRCQENLGDDAEKLSELWRRKQLEYTWLRSLMGDFSDFWNVTGDALDYAMAAIGKDDPVLRSRLMETYLSLDTFPEVAQSLQTLKENGHKLAILSNGARHMLISAAKSSGILSLFDEILCVDDIRTYKPHPSVYQLATDKFELEAGDISFQSSNGWDIAGAGHFGFKTAWINRSALPVDHLPHKADLTLNGLDELPPLTRKA, from the coding sequence ATGACTGAATCCGCTATCTCTTCCTGCCGCGCCTTTGTGTTTGATGCTTATGGCACATTGTTTGACGCAAATTCTGCCATCAAACGCTGTCAGGAAAATCTTGGGGACGACGCCGAAAAACTGTCGGAACTGTGGCGCCGCAAGCAGCTTGAATATACATGGCTGCGCAGCCTGATGGGTGACTTTTCGGACTTCTGGAATGTCACGGGCGATGCACTGGATTATGCAATGGCGGCAATTGGCAAAGACGACCCCGTGTTACGTTCACGCCTGATGGAAACCTATCTTTCCCTTGATACCTTTCCTGAAGTCGCACAAAGCCTACAAACACTAAAAGAGAATGGCCACAAATTGGCAATCCTGTCGAACGGGGCACGGCATATGCTGATATCGGCGGCAAAATCATCGGGAATTTTATCGCTGTTTGATGAAATATTGTGTGTTGATGACATACGCACCTACAAACCCCATCCCAGTGTTTATCAGTTGGCGACAGATAAATTCGAACTCGAGGCTGGCGACATTTCATTTCAGTCGTCAAACGGCTGGGATATTGCCGGGGCCGGACATTTTGGTTTCAAGACAGCTTGGATCAATCGTTCCGCTCTGCCCGTCGATCATCTGCCGCACAAAGCCGACTTAACGTTAAACGGGCTTGACGAACTGCCACCCCTGACACGCAAGGCATAG